The following DNA comes from Streptomyces sp. NBC_00273.
ACGGTGCCAAGGTCGATGCGCCGGTGGCTGTGGGGTGGTTGGGCAGCGCTGGTCCTGCTCGGTGGCGCGGCCACCCTGTACTTGGAGGACGGAGCAGGCGCTCCGGCAGAGCCACATCGATGGCAGCGCCCTTCCTCACCCTCACAAGAACCGCTCCCTTGCCCGACTTCCACCCTGGAGGCGCCGGCGCCGGAGACTCGCAGCAAATGCTTCTTCTGGGAGCGGGGATAGACGGCTCACCGCTGACCGGGGCCGGAACGGTGCTGCCGGATGATGAGACAACCACTTGCAGAAGATCGTCGCCGGAACCAGCGTCGCCTGACCCCAGCCCCGCGGAAACGGCAGCTACCGCCTCGGCGACTTCCGAGGTCACCACCCGACAAGAACCGGTCTCGACCGAGAACGGCGGCTGACCGCCCGGGCCGGTGGGGAGCGTCGCCTGCAGAGGCGGGCGAGGAGGCGGGCGTGCTGCGGTTTCACTTCACTGCAGAGGATCTGGCGCTGGTGCGGGTCACTGTTCTGGGTCCCCTCGCGGAGACGCAGCTGAGTTTGTGGAACCTCCAGCGGCGTGACGGCAAGGCACTGTACGGCGGCTGGCGCATGCGCACCGGCCCGCTGGTCACCAGCGACGGGCCGGACACCGCACGGTTCCTCAGCCGCCCCGCCGGGGGGCTGGTGGATCTGTTCACCCTGGTCGGCGCGGCAGGCTGTATGGACGAGGGGGTAGAGCGGCTGAGCAGTGCGCCCGACCGTCGGCTGCGCGCGGAGTTCGCCGTCCTTCCGCCCACGGACAGGTGGCGGGCGCCGTGGCTGACCGAAGCGATGCATGCCGACCCGCGGGCCGTACGAAGGCTGGCCGCCGCACTGCAGGACTGCCACCGCGTCGCGGTGGCCCCGTACTGGGGGCGAATCCACCAGCACCTGGACGGGGAAGTGGCCCGGCGCGGGAGGCTCATGGTGGAGGGCGGGGTGGGGGCACTGCTGAACAGCCTGCGCCCGATGGCCTTGTGGAAGGCGCCCGTGCTGGAGATCCCGGGCTACCGGCCGCTGGCCCACCCGGATGCCGACTTCCACCTGGCGGGTCGTCCGCTCGTTCTGGCTCCATCGGTGTTCTGCGGGCCGGTTCCCCAGTTGTTCGCCAGCCTCCAGTCCGACACGGTCGTCATGGTGTATCCGGCGCTGAACAACCCGGTGGAGGCGGCAGGCCTATGGGCTCCCCCCGCCGATTCGCGCCAGGTCGATTCCCCCGTACCACCCGCTCTGTCCGCGCTCCTCGGCCGTACCAGGGCGGTCGTGTTGTGCGTGATAGCCGACCATCCGGCATGCACCACTACGCAGCTCGCCCAAAGGGCGGGCATCTCACCTGCTAGCGCGAGCGAGCACGCCACCACGCTGCGCAGTGCCGGGCTGACCACCCTCACCCGGGAGCGGAAGGCCGCCCTTCACACGTTGACCCGTTTCGGTCTCGCCCTGCTGAACTCCAACGGCTCGGCCCCGTCCAGTACCTGAACACGAACCCTGCTCCCCGGGGCCGGCCCGCGTTCGGCAGGGCGAAACGGGCCAACCGCGCCGAACGCGCCGGCGTGACTGCGGGTCAGTTGCTGCGGGCGGTGATGTCGCCGTAGGAGGTGGTGGCGCGGATGGTGAGGCCGGCGCCGTCGGCGTTGGTGAGGGCGTTGTGGATGCGGCCGTAGGCGGTGCCGGCGTCGAGGGTGGCGGAGACCCCGCGGGCGGCGCCGACGGTGATGTCGCCGGCCTGGGTGGTCAGTTCGACGGTGCCGCGCTGGGCCTCGGCGATCTGCAGGTCGCCCTTCTGGGTGGTGATCCGGGCGGCGCCGCGCAGGCGTCCGACGGAGACGTCCCCGGCCATCAGGGTGAGGTGGGCGCTCGCGGTCTCGTCGAGGTCGACCGTGCCGTGGGCGCTCTCGTAGGTGACGTCGCCGAGGCGCCCGGTGCTGCGGAACTCGGCGGTCGCGGTCTTCGCTTCGACGCGGGAGTCGGCGGGGAGTTGGACGGTGATCTTGACGGATCC
Coding sequences within:
- a CDS encoding winged helix-turn-helix domain-containing protein, whose amino-acid sequence is MLRFHFTAEDLALVRVTVLGPLAETQLSLWNLQRRDGKALYGGWRMRTGPLVTSDGPDTARFLSRPAGGLVDLFTLVGAAGCMDEGVERLSSAPDRRLRAEFAVLPPTDRWRAPWLTEAMHADPRAVRRLAAALQDCHRVAVAPYWGRIHQHLDGEVARRGRLMVEGGVGALLNSLRPMALWKAPVLEIPGYRPLAHPDADFHLAGRPLVLAPSVFCGPVPQLFASLQSDTVVMVYPALNNPVEAAGLWAPPADSRQVDSPVPPALSALLGRTRAVVLCVIADHPACTTTQLAQRAGISPASASEHATTLRSAGLTTLTRERKAALHTLTRFGLALLNSNGSAPSST
- a CDS encoding DUF4097 family beta strand repeat-containing protein, which codes for MQKFATATPITAVLDVPAGLIHFIAADRADTTVEILPVDASNSRDVKAAEQTTATCQDGVLRIAAAPAKSPIISNPGSVKITVQLPADSRVEAKTATAEFRSTGRLGDVTYESAHGTVDLDETASAHLTLMAGDVSVGRLRGAARITTQKGDLQIAEAQRGTVELTTQAGDITVGAARGVSATLDAGTAYGRIHNALTNADGAGLTIRATTSYGDITARSN